A window of the Ignavibacteria bacterium genome harbors these coding sequences:
- a CDS encoding deoxyribonuclease IV: protein MKILLGAHTSIAGGVDTAIDRAVKIKCNTIQIFTKNNNQWKAAPLTEEAVRNYKNKLKLSKIAPVIAHDSYLINLCAKDQELLQKSRISFIDELKRCELLGISCLNFHPGAHLGQGEKDGIKIIAESLNIVHEKTPNFKVKSMIETTAGQGTNIGYRFEQLREIIDKVENKKRLAVCIDTCHIFAGGYDIRTEESYEKTFSEFRKIIGLKYLKAFHVNDSKKELGSRLDRHEHIGKGFIGLNGFRLLMNDKRFEKIPKILETPKGPEMLEDVRNMRVLRKLVKN from the coding sequence ATGAAAATTCTTTTAGGTGCACACACATCAATTGCCGGTGGAGTTGATACTGCAATCGACCGAGCAGTGAAGATCAAATGCAATACAATCCAAATATTCACCAAGAACAACAACCAATGGAAAGCCGCTCCTCTAACTGAAGAAGCGGTTCGAAATTATAAAAATAAACTCAAATTATCAAAAATAGCCCCAGTTATTGCTCACGATTCTTATTTAATTAATCTATGTGCAAAGGATCAGGAATTACTGCAGAAATCCCGAATCTCTTTCATTGATGAGTTAAAAAGATGTGAATTATTGGGGATTTCCTGCTTAAATTTTCATCCTGGTGCACACCTCGGACAAGGTGAAAAAGATGGAATAAAAATAATTGCCGAATCATTAAATATAGTCCACGAAAAAACGCCAAATTTCAAAGTCAAATCGATGATAGAAACTACCGCTGGGCAAGGGACAAACATCGGCTACAGGTTTGAACAACTTCGTGAAATTATCGATAAAGTTGAAAATAAAAAAAGACTCGCTGTGTGCATTGACACATGCCACATTTTTGCAGGTGGATATGATATTCGAACAGAGGAATCATATGAAAAAACTTTTTCGGAATTTCGAAAAATCATTGGGCTGAAATATTTAAAAGCATTTCACGTAAATGATTCTAAGAAAGAGCTTGGCTCACGTTTAGATAGACATGAACATATAGGGAAAGGATTTATTGGATTGAATGGTTTCAGACTTCTAATGAATGACAAACGATTTGAGAAAATTCCAAAAATTCTTGAGACGCCTAAAGGTCCGGAAATGCTTGAAGATGTGAGGAATATGAGAGTGTTGAGAAAACTAGTGAAAAATTGA
- a CDS encoding anhydro-N-acetylmuramic acid kinase, with protein sequence MRKLNKLSKKRKKLVIGLMSGTSLDGVDASLVEIKNFGVKTKFKELYFNSYPYPQKLRDVILENSLPGKGTVNQICELNILLGKMYAKAVENICREYGISVSDIDLIGSHGQTIHHLPKSKRMFGNDIRATLQIGDPTVIAKLTGIVTVGDFRTGDMALDGQGAPLVPYFDYISFRSNRTNRALLNIGGIANITLLKKKCKLDDVIAFDTGPGNMMIDYLMKKLFNRKFDKDGSTASRGEVNKKLFEKLIRLDKFLDAEPPKSTGREYYNQDFIDKAINGFSDFKKVDIVRTFSEFTSYAVFYNYQKFLRPECEIAELLVSGGGAKNKYFVTSLQNYFGNRVRVKTIDGKIMSSDSKEAICFAILANENISENPANIPRVTGASTPTVLGKICL encoded by the coding sequence ATGCGGAAATTAAATAAATTATCGAAGAAACGAAAAAAGCTTGTTATCGGTTTGATGTCCGGCACTTCTTTGGATGGAGTTGATGCGAGTCTTGTTGAGATTAAAAATTTCGGAGTTAAAACTAAATTCAAAGAGCTTTACTTCAATTCATATCCTTATCCCCAAAAACTGAGAGATGTAATTCTTGAAAACTCTCTACCCGGAAAAGGGACAGTCAATCAAATTTGTGAACTGAACATACTTCTCGGAAAGATGTATGCAAAAGCTGTGGAGAACATCTGCCGCGAGTACGGAATCAGTGTTTCGGACATTGACCTTATTGGTTCGCACGGACAAACGATACATCATCTTCCAAAATCAAAACGAATGTTTGGAAATGATATCAGAGCGACACTTCAAATAGGCGATCCGACGGTCATTGCTAAATTAACTGGCATAGTTACTGTCGGTGATTTCAGAACCGGTGACATGGCTCTTGATGGACAAGGGGCGCCGCTAGTTCCCTACTTTGATTACATCAGTTTCAGATCTAACCGAACGAACAGAGCTTTACTTAATATCGGCGGAATTGCAAACATCACGCTTCTAAAGAAAAAATGTAAGTTGGATGATGTGATAGCTTTTGATACCGGTCCTGGAAATATGATGATCGACTATCTCATGAAGAAACTTTTCAACAGGAAATTTGATAAAGACGGTTCAACTGCATCCAGGGGAGAGGTGAATAAAAAATTATTTGAAAAGTTAATTCGATTGGACAAATTTCTTGATGCTGAACCTCCGAAATCGACAGGGAGAGAATATTACAATCAGGACTTCATTGATAAAGCAATTAATGGATTTTCGGATTTTAAGAAAGTCGATATCGTAAGAACATTTTCAGAGTTCACTTCTTATGCTGTATTTTACAACTACCAAAAATTTTTACGTCCAGAATGTGAAATTGCTGAGCTGCTAGTTTCCGGCGGTGGAGCAAAGAATAAATATTTTGTGACAAGTCTTCAAAATTATTTTGGTAACAGAGTAAGGGTGAAAACTATCGACGGTAAAATCATGTCATCCGATTCCAAGGAAGCAATTTGCTTTGCTATTCTTGCAAACGAAAATATCTCCGAAAATCCAGCAAACATTCCAAGAGTCACGGGTGCATCTACTCCGACAGTGCTTGGTAAAATTTGTTTATGA
- a CDS encoding sugar nucleotide-binding protein, with protein sequence MKKVLITGASGYLGMHLCRQLSGLNIKSVGLFKTEKPDIKNIENVQFDIADYSELKQLFEKYKFDLVYHLAAVTPVSSIETSESYIRKINVEATENICNLANQHHSFLVFTSSDLVYAEGDDLKEDSPLNPLTIYSRTKIEAEEIIRKLSHQFVILRTALMFGFTISARRSFFDTSYEMLKRGERVKAFSDQYRSTLFVEDAARFLTRLPSITTSNEIINFCGFEKLSRYEMVKQLAEVFEFDSNLVLPSSCEEFTDYPMVKNIGLSFEKMKKLGFIPKNYLENLRLMKKRMEH encoded by the coding sequence ATGAAAAAAGTTTTGATTACAGGTGCATCAGGTTATTTGGGGATGCATCTCTGCCGGCAGCTCAGCGGATTGAATATTAAGAGCGTTGGATTATTCAAAACTGAAAAACCGGACATCAAAAATATCGAGAATGTTCAATTCGATATCGCTGATTATTCCGAGCTTAAACAACTTTTTGAAAAGTATAAGTTCGATCTGGTCTATCATTTGGCTGCAGTTACTCCGGTCAGCAGTATTGAAACTTCGGAGAGCTACATTCGGAAAATCAATGTCGAAGCGACTGAGAATATTTGCAATCTAGCAAATCAGCATCATTCATTTCTTGTTTTCACTTCATCAGATTTAGTTTATGCTGAAGGGGACGATTTGAAAGAAGATTCTCCACTTAATCCGCTGACTATTTATTCACGAACAAAAATTGAAGCCGAGGAAATCATAAGAAAGCTCTCGCATCAATTCGTTATTTTAAGGACTGCTTTGATGTTTGGATTTACCATCTCAGCTCGTCGATCGTTTTTTGATACATCTTATGAAATGCTCAAGCGGGGAGAAAGGGTAAAAGCATTTTCGGATCAATATCGGAGTACTCTTTTTGTAGAAGATGCTGCAAGGTTTTTAACACGGCTTCCATCAATTACTACGAGCAACGAGATCATAAACTTTTGTGGTTTTGAAAAACTATCGCGTTACGAAATGGTAAAACAGCTGGCTGAAGTTTTTGAATTTGATTCTAATTTAGTTTTGCCTTCCAGCTGTGAGGAATTTACCGATTATCCAATGGTGAAAAATATTGGACTGAGTTTTGAAAAGATGAAAAAGCTTGGTTTCATACCGAAGAATTATTTAGAAAATCTTCGGTTAATGAAAAAAAGAATGGAACACTGA
- the gatB gene encoding Asp-tRNA(Asn)/Glu-tRNA(Gln) amidotransferase subunit GatB: MNQSYEAVIGLEIHAQLSTESKLFCGCSTRFGAEPNTNVCPVCLGHPGVLPVLNKKAVEFAIKMGLAANCKISERSMFARKNYFYPDLPKGYQISQFEHPICYDGFLLIDSDGNATRKIGITRIHLEEDAGKSIHDQSDSTLIDVNRCGVPLIEIVSEPDLRSPKEAASYISQIRQIVRYLGICDGNMEEGSLRCDANISIRPKGSTSLGVKTEVKNMNSIKNVEKALTYEIERQKDILESGKKVIQQTLLWNAEKQTIEPMRSKEESHDYRYFPEPDLPIIAVSEEWKDEIKNRLPELPDIRMQRFQSQYGLPKYDAEILTSEKELADYFEESAKLTNDFKSVSNWIMTEVLKVINEKKISIRQLPVKPEWLSELIHLVNAGTISNKIAKDVFTEILTNPRSPSIIVEEKNWMQVSDISSIEKIIDDVLAANQSQVQQYLSGKEKVFGFFVGEVMKRTKGKANPDIVNKILKQGLEKLKS, translated from the coding sequence ATGAATCAGAGTTACGAAGCAGTTATTGGTTTAGAGATACACGCACAGCTTTCGACCGAATCAAAATTATTTTGCGGTTGTTCAACAAGATTCGGTGCTGAACCGAATACAAATGTTTGTCCAGTTTGCCTCGGTCATCCAGGAGTTTTGCCCGTCTTGAATAAGAAAGCTGTCGAGTTTGCAATTAAAATGGGGTTAGCAGCGAACTGCAAGATTTCCGAAAGATCAATGTTCGCAAGAAAGAATTATTTCTATCCCGATTTACCTAAAGGATACCAAATCTCGCAGTTCGAGCATCCGATCTGTTATGATGGATTCTTATTGATAGATTCAGATGGAAATGCAACAAGAAAAATTGGAATCACCAGAATTCACCTTGAAGAAGATGCTGGTAAATCTATTCACGATCAAAGCGATTCAACGTTAATCGATGTAAATCGGTGCGGAGTGCCTTTGATTGAAATAGTTAGTGAGCCCGATTTGAGATCACCCAAAGAAGCAGCTTCGTATATTTCACAAATCCGTCAAATTGTCCGCTATCTCGGAATTTGCGACGGCAATATGGAAGAAGGAAGTCTCCGCTGCGATGCGAACATCTCTATCCGCCCAAAAGGTTCGACTTCGCTCGGCGTAAAAACCGAAGTAAAAAATATGAACTCGATAAAGAATGTTGAGAAAGCACTGACTTACGAGATTGAAAGGCAGAAAGACATTCTTGAATCTGGGAAAAAAGTCATACAGCAGACTTTATTGTGGAATGCGGAAAAGCAAACGATCGAGCCGATGCGAAGCAAAGAAGAGAGTCACGATTACAGATATTTTCCCGAACCGGACCTTCCCATTATTGCCGTAAGCGAGGAATGGAAAGATGAAATCAAAAACCGTCTTCCGGAGCTGCCAGACATTCGCATGCAAAGATTCCAATCACAGTATGGATTGCCAAAATACGATGCTGAAATATTGACATCAGAAAAAGAACTCGCCGATTATTTTGAAGAATCTGCTAAACTTACCAATGATTTCAAGTCGGTGAGCAACTGGATTATGACAGAAGTCCTTAAAGTTATTAATGAAAAAAAGATAAGTATTCGTCAATTACCAGTAAAACCCGAATGGTTAAGTGAGCTGATTCATCTAGTCAATGCGGGTACCATCAGTAATAAAATTGCAAAAGATGTGTTCACTGAAATTCTTACTAATCCAAGAAGCCCTTCAATTATTGTTGAAGAGAAAAATTGGATGCAGGTTTCCGATATTTCCTCCATCGAGAAAATTATCGATGATGTGTTAGCCGCTAACCAATCGCAAGTTCAGCAGTACTTGAGCGGAAAAGAAAAAGTATTCGGATTTTTTGTAGGCGAAGTCATGAAACGGACAAAGGGGAAAGCAAATCCGGATATTGTTAACAAGATACTCAAACAAGGACTTGAGAAACTTAAAAGTTAA